A region from the Sorex araneus isolate mSorAra2 chromosome 6, mSorAra2.pri, whole genome shotgun sequence genome encodes:
- the RASSF7 gene encoding ras association domain-containing protein 7 isoform X2 — translation MLSGLVAMELKVWVDGIQRVVCGVSEQTTCQEVVIALARAIGQTGRFVLVQRLREKERQLLPQECPVGAQATCGQFANDVQFVLRRTGPSLAGRPSSDICPPPERCPIRASLPPKPRLGREPRKALTFSLGGPRLAPSPPPAATDLLCLEQRVQSNDAELGQEAFWEQELRREQAREREGQARLQALSAATAEHAARLQALDAQARALEAQLHLATESPGTPLPTASAAERLRQDLAAQERQGAEVQGSLALVSRALEAAESALQAQAQELEELNRELRQCNLQQFIRQAGAAPPSPRTQGLPSPAREEPLPGPPRNPALTPSLSPEVAPMRQNSWR, via the exons ATGCTCTCGGGGCTGGTGGCCATGGAGCTGAAGGTGTGGGTGGACGGCATTCAGCGCGTGGTCTGCGGGGTCTCCGAGCAGACCACCTGTCAGGAAGTGGTCATAGCGCTTGCCAGAGCCATAG GCCAGACGGGCCGCTTTGTGCTGGTGCAGCGTCTCCGGGAGAAGGAGCGGCAGCTGCTGCCTCAGGAGTGTCCCGTGGGCGCCCAGGCCACCTGCGGGCAGTTTGCCAATGATGTCCAGTTTGTCCTAAGGCGGACAGGACCCAGCCTGGCGGGGAGGCCGTCCTCGGACATCTGCCCGCCTCCGGAGCGCTGCCCCATCCGTGCCAGCCTCCCCCCGAAGCCTCGGCTGGGCCGTGAGCCCCGCAAAGCCCTCACCTTCAGCCTGGGCGGCCCcaggctggcccccagccccccgcccgcggCCACAGACCTGCTGTGCCTGGAGCAGCGTGTGCAGAGCAACGATGCGGAGCTGGGCCAGGAGGCCTTCTGGGAGCAGGAGCTGCGGCGGGAGCAGGCCCGGGAGCGCGAGGGTCAGGCACGACTGCAAGCCCTGAGCGCCGCGACCGCCGAGCACGCCGCCCGGCTCCAAGCCCTGGACGCCCAGGCCCGCGCGCTGGAGGCCCAGCTGCATCTGGCCACCGAGTCCCCCGGGACCCCTCTGCCCACAGCCTCTGCCGCTGAGCGGCTGCGCCAGGACCTGGCGGCCCAGGAGCGGCAGGGAGCCGAGGTGCAGGGCAGCCTGGCCTTGGTGAGCCGCGCTCTGGAGGCCGCCGAGAGTGCCCTGCAG gcccaggcccaggagctggaggagctgaACCGGGAACTGCGCCAGTGCAACCTCCAGCAGTTCATCCGGCAGGCGGGGGCCGCCCCGCCGTCCCCACGCACACAG GGTCTCCCTTCTCCAGCCAGAGAAGAGCCCCTCCCAGGACCCCCCCGGAATCCTGCCCTCACGCCCAGCCTGAGCCCAGAAG TTGCCCCCATGAGGCAGAACTCCTGGAGGTAG
- the RASSF7 gene encoding ras association domain-containing protein 7 isoform X1, with the protein MLSGLVAMELKVWVDGIQRVVCGVSEQTTCQEVVIALARAIGQTGRFVLVQRLREKERQLLPQECPVGAQATCGQFANDVQFVLRRTGPSLAGRPSSDICPPPERCPIRASLPPKPRLGREPRKALTFSLGGPRLAPSPPPAATDLLCLEQRVQSNDAELGQEAFWEQELRREQAREREGQARLQALSAATAEHAARLQALDAQARALEAQLHLATESPGTPLPTASAAERLRQDLAAQERQGAEVQGSLALVSRALEAAESALQAQAQELEELNRELRQCNLQQFIRQAGAAPPSPRTQGLPSPAREEPLPGPPRNPALTPSLSPEGTSASPRLGWDRPSRRPQPP; encoded by the exons ATGCTCTCGGGGCTGGTGGCCATGGAGCTGAAGGTGTGGGTGGACGGCATTCAGCGCGTGGTCTGCGGGGTCTCCGAGCAGACCACCTGTCAGGAAGTGGTCATAGCGCTTGCCAGAGCCATAG GCCAGACGGGCCGCTTTGTGCTGGTGCAGCGTCTCCGGGAGAAGGAGCGGCAGCTGCTGCCTCAGGAGTGTCCCGTGGGCGCCCAGGCCACCTGCGGGCAGTTTGCCAATGATGTCCAGTTTGTCCTAAGGCGGACAGGACCCAGCCTGGCGGGGAGGCCGTCCTCGGACATCTGCCCGCCTCCGGAGCGCTGCCCCATCCGTGCCAGCCTCCCCCCGAAGCCTCGGCTGGGCCGTGAGCCCCGCAAAGCCCTCACCTTCAGCCTGGGCGGCCCcaggctggcccccagccccccgcccgcggCCACAGACCTGCTGTGCCTGGAGCAGCGTGTGCAGAGCAACGATGCGGAGCTGGGCCAGGAGGCCTTCTGGGAGCAGGAGCTGCGGCGGGAGCAGGCCCGGGAGCGCGAGGGTCAGGCACGACTGCAAGCCCTGAGCGCCGCGACCGCCGAGCACGCCGCCCGGCTCCAAGCCCTGGACGCCCAGGCCCGCGCGCTGGAGGCCCAGCTGCATCTGGCCACCGAGTCCCCCGGGACCCCTCTGCCCACAGCCTCTGCCGCTGAGCGGCTGCGCCAGGACCTGGCGGCCCAGGAGCGGCAGGGAGCCGAGGTGCAGGGCAGCCTGGCCTTGGTGAGCCGCGCTCTGGAGGCCGCCGAGAGTGCCCTGCAG gcccaggcccaggagctggaggagctgaACCGGGAACTGCGCCAGTGCAACCTCCAGCAGTTCATCCGGCAGGCGGGGGCCGCCCCGCCGTCCCCACGCACACAG GGTCTCCCTTCTCCAGCCAGAGAAGAGCCCCTCCCAGGACCCCCCCGGAATCCTGCCCTCACGCCCAGCCTGAGCCCAGAAGGTACGTCAGCTTCTCCCCGGCTGGGCTGGGACAGGCCCTCCAGGCGCCCTCAGCCCCCCTGA